Proteins encoded within one genomic window of Phototrophicus methaneseepsis:
- a CDS encoding DUF2085 domain-containing protein: protein MRGTQWVLKNWMSVFLVLFGLFNLLPFIAPILAHLGIDLLANLIYLLYAPLCHQMAHRSFFLFGDQVMYNVEQLPLSLTGNLSSNMLALKQLQGNDSIGWKVAWSVRMVYMYGSMWLFALLYAGISRHRRVKRLPVWAFLLLILPLALDGTTHMISDFSGGLFQGFRYTNEWLANLIAHTLPEQFYIGDGWGTFNAWMRLISGIGFGAAIVGFMFPIIASDMRYNSWLLSQKILNYEMRENRQKHLNNNAS from the coding sequence GTGCGCGGCACTCAGTGGGTATTAAAAAATTGGATGAGCGTTTTTCTTGTCCTCTTTGGTCTGTTTAATCTGCTGCCTTTCATTGCGCCCATCCTGGCACACTTAGGCATTGATCTGCTTGCAAATCTTATTTACCTACTCTACGCGCCACTTTGTCACCAGATGGCACACCGTTCTTTTTTCCTGTTCGGGGATCAGGTGATGTATAACGTGGAACAGCTCCCCCTAAGCCTGACGGGGAATTTATCAAGTAACATGCTGGCGTTGAAGCAGCTCCAGGGCAATGATAGCATTGGCTGGAAGGTCGCCTGGTCAGTCCGTATGGTGTATATGTACGGTTCTATGTGGTTGTTTGCGCTACTTTATGCAGGTATATCTCGTCACCGCCGAGTCAAACGCTTACCTGTTTGGGCTTTCTTGCTTTTGATACTGCCCCTGGCATTGGATGGAACCACCCATATGATCAGTGACTTTAGTGGCGGTCTTTTCCAGGGTTTTCGCTATACCAATGAATGGCTTGCTAACCTGATTGCGCATACTCTGCCAGAGCAATTTTATATAGGGGATGGATGGGGAACATTTAACGCCTGGATGCGCTTGATATCTGGCATCGGCTTTGGAGCAGCTATAGTCGGTTTCATGTTCCCAATAATTGCCAGCGACATGAGGTACAACAGCTGGCTGCTGAGTCAAAAAATCCTAAACTATGAAATGAGAGAGAATCGCCAGAAACATTTAAACAACAATGCTTCGTAA
- a CDS encoding SH3 domain-containing protein produces MKRTLSLLGTLFVGLIVIWGMLVHAQEATSTPSNNVVLPESVFVRSGPSADSVAVGALSEGDTVTPLYVSPNEQWVLITYRRGYGWIQRNLVYFVIDPGSLPTMVANVTPFADSSPSATAFLPTPTPPANYVFIESNSALLRAGPGQGYLRLGQLLPGDAVEPLSRNEDGTWILIRYRDEFGFDGFAWIARQLVNWQDEAGLDDLPTISEDDLTPTLTFTPSSTPTHTSTVTSTATPTATTTDTSTPTTTSTFTATPSSTPTATVTPSATPTNSPTMTPTATPSETPVPTETLTETATVVTMTPTIKPSDIPPAVTETASVVVSTQLIEPAVLTDMPATLDASATSQRVSETPTIVPTDTATETPQPTETPSRTATEEATETASPEPTVTNTPTASPSATVDVTQTVLAVAALATQTLPTQTEAPSATPTSTPSQAPTVQAAIPVSETPLILPATVIPPTLVTVPPEGTSSDSLSLPPEALVGGIVVILILIYLLLYLRSLLIAGRYRDGFVVETCPVCRHGKLQVEERRESLLGIPMVRRTVRCTHCRSTLREVGRRRWRYTVDRSVNQAMYDRYNGRYVTDEELSRLAANPYDPQSSD; encoded by the coding sequence GTGAAGCGCACATTGTCCCTATTGGGTACCTTATTTGTGGGCCTGATTGTTATATGGGGTATGCTTGTTCACGCCCAGGAAGCAACATCAACGCCGTCAAACAATGTTGTTCTGCCGGAAAGCGTATTTGTCCGTAGTGGCCCAAGCGCTGATTCTGTGGCCGTGGGCGCATTAAGCGAAGGCGACACTGTGACGCCTCTGTATGTGAGCCCCAACGAGCAATGGGTATTAATTACCTATCGCCGGGGTTATGGGTGGATTCAGCGAAATCTCGTTTACTTTGTAATCGACCCCGGTAGCCTCCCAACGATGGTCGCAAATGTAACACCATTTGCGGATTCTTCACCTTCTGCGACGGCTTTCTTGCCGACGCCCACGCCGCCTGCAAATTATGTTTTTATTGAATCTAACAGCGCGCTCCTGAGGGCGGGGCCAGGGCAGGGCTATTTACGTCTGGGACAATTACTCCCAGGTGACGCTGTCGAGCCGTTATCACGTAATGAAGATGGCACCTGGATACTGATCCGTTACCGGGATGAATTTGGATTTGATGGTTTCGCTTGGATAGCGCGCCAATTAGTTAACTGGCAGGACGAAGCAGGGTTAGATGATCTGCCAACGATCAGTGAAGATGATCTGACGCCGACGCTGACTTTTACGCCATCGTCAACACCGACGCATACATCGACTGTGACCTCAACTGCGACGCCGACAGCGACCACGACGGATACATCAACGCCAACAACAACCTCAACCTTCACGGCAACGCCGTCCTCAACACCAACCGCGACGGTGACGCCTTCTGCTACGCCGACGAATTCGCCTACTATGACACCAACAGCCACGCCATCAGAGACGCCTGTGCCGACTGAAACCCTGACGGAAACTGCCACTGTCGTTACAATGACCCCCACAATAAAACCATCAGATATTCCGCCAGCTGTAACAGAAACGGCATCAGTAGTCGTTTCAACCCAGTTGATTGAGCCTGCTGTGCTTACGGATATGCCTGCTACTTTGGATGCATCGGCTACATCACAGCGAGTGAGCGAGACCCCAACTATCGTTCCAACGGATACAGCAACAGAGACACCCCAGCCTACAGAGACACCATCTCGTACAGCAACAGAGGAGGCGACAGAGACAGCTTCTCCAGAGCCAACCGTCACAAATACGCCAACAGCATCACCATCGGCGACGGTAGACGTGACACAAACCGTGCTCGCGGTTGCAGCACTTGCAACGCAGACGCTGCCAACCCAGACAGAAGCACCAAGCGCGACACCGACTTCAACCCCTTCTCAGGCCCCAACGGTACAAGCGGCCATTCCGGTAAGCGAAACGCCTTTGATATTGCCTGCAACCGTCATCCCGCCGACGCTCGTCACAGTGCCGCCTGAAGGGACCTCGTCAGATAGTCTGTCCTTGCCGCCGGAAGCACTTGTGGGTGGCATTGTCGTTATCTTGATTCTGATTTATTTGCTGCTGTACTTGCGCAGTCTGTTGATTGCAGGGCGCTACCGGGACGGATTCGTGGTTGAGACGTGCCCGGTATGCCGTCATGGAAAGCTGCAAGTAGAAGAACGCCGCGAAAGCCTTCTTGGTATCCCAATGGTTCGCCGTACAGTTCGCTGTACGCATTGCCGCTCGACCTTACGAGAAGTCGGACGTCGTCGTTGGCGATATACAGTAGACCGCTCTGTAAACCAGGCGATGTACGACCGTTACAATGGCCGCTATGTGACGGATGAGGAATTGAGCCGCTTAGCTGCGAACCCATACGATCCTCAGAGCAGCGATTAA
- a CDS encoding M23 family metallopeptidase, which produces MMRFYKLLHKLLIVLLVGLAGCTAAVPATLTPTPLPIMPTMAISPIATAALAASATPLVRASSTPLQLQVVTPTLLPTETLPATATIQMTASVATSESATATATPAEEVIGTYWLRRPIDKMDDDGRVDYVDRTYPYGGTQFGRREVHLGVEFVNQRFTPVVAAADGEVIFAGMDSTQQVGPQLNYYGNVVVVAHDFLGVEQQVFTVYAHLQDIAVEEGQHVARGDRIGRVGDTGIAIGPHLHFEVREGEDGLDYRNTRNPILWIAPYTGFGTLAGYLRAETTEASQGQTILVRSPDRSWETYTYGSDRVNPSDELGENFALSDLPAGEYEVIVSNENGSLLFRQKIIIDAGRTTWLDIDLRDASS; this is translated from the coding sequence ATGATGCGCTTTTACAAGCTTCTACATAAGCTCTTAATTGTGTTGCTAGTTGGGCTTGCTGGGTGTACAGCGGCAGTGCCTGCGACGTTGACGCCAACGCCTTTACCAATCATGCCGACGATGGCTATATCTCCGATTGCGACAGCCGCTTTAGCGGCCAGCGCTACGCCGCTTGTTCGTGCCAGTTCCACCCCTTTGCAGTTGCAGGTCGTTACACCCACACTGCTACCTACTGAGACATTACCTGCTACAGCTACCATTCAGATGACGGCCAGCGTTGCAACTTCTGAATCTGCAACGGCGACAGCAACCCCCGCAGAAGAAGTGATTGGCACATATTGGCTGCGTCGCCCGATTGATAAGATGGATGATGATGGCCGTGTCGATTATGTTGACCGCACTTATCCATATGGTGGCACGCAGTTTGGGCGGCGCGAGGTACACCTGGGTGTTGAGTTCGTGAATCAGCGGTTTACGCCTGTCGTAGCAGCGGCAGATGGCGAAGTTATCTTCGCGGGAATGGATAGTACACAACAGGTGGGCCCTCAGTTGAACTACTATGGCAACGTTGTCGTCGTTGCGCATGACTTCCTGGGTGTAGAACAGCAGGTTTTCACGGTGTATGCTCATTTGCAGGATATTGCTGTTGAAGAAGGTCAGCATGTCGCCCGTGGGGACCGTATTGGCCGTGTTGGAGATACAGGCATTGCGATTGGCCCGCACTTGCATTTTGAAGTGCGTGAGGGCGAGGATGGGCTTGATTATCGGAATACGCGTAACCCGATTTTGTGGATTGCCCCGTATACTGGATTTGGCACATTGGCCGGGTACTTACGCGCAGAAACTACGGAAGCAAGCCAGGGCCAGACGATCCTTGTAAGGTCTCCTGATCGCAGTTGGGAGACATATACTTACGGGAGCGACCGTGTGAACCCGAGTGATGAATTGGGCGAGAATTTTGCACTGTCGGATTTGCCTGCGGGTGAATATGAAGTGATCGTCAGTAACGAAAATGGAAGCCTGCTATTCCGGCAAAAAATCATCATTGATGCTGGGCGCACAACCTGGCTCGATATTGATTTGCGAGATGCATCTTCGTAA
- a CDS encoding ABC transporter substrate-binding protein, with amino-acid sequence MVAAAHLHRRPIQHLLLGLILLFISLVILPSQAQDSVFRIGVLDSDLGPISQGARLAVQEINASGGIVGADGTAFRLELVTQPTDDLELALANISQASVVAILGPEETGTVLNNVRLLQSLGIPVLTPAIDDTIIAVDTTDLIFRLRAQEVLLGRALAEYLVTDLDEANIATVQLDVASTAGIVGFTTALSERTIRPSASYLLDDNTTIEDLVERIVDTNPAVVVTYGPPATASILYSELRSSGWDGRFAYNQATSESFRASIPVDRLTGVISVTTWSYNTPNPTSQEFVLNFINAFGEIPRPVAAAAYDGVYLLSEAISLPGSLSENLGALEPSVGVQGQLNAPNLTLGEISNNVAVTELGAFGAPELIVRFQGNTRLEESDEPGPIATEIAQATQTPAPTATPSTPYLIVTRAVQNVRSGPGLNYDVIGQLQEGDTAEIIGANLDFSWVAISFRGSQGWLSRGILDLFGNVNSIPILSAPPTPTAPPPTETPTAQPVADLVIVGATPNRIPIGTPFTVTVTVRNQGAIAAGGFAVAATFEPGSVYSAINIPSLGPGQQTNVTLTGTLTGSTGPRNIAIVADLNNQVNEGTIGEANNDDYVFSYVADNTTFTPGGLGTITLAPGATINLDSSTDDLQWTGNDLIAQNGAQIYLMTGFSSIDQVHYDTISTTTNASPINVTLLNNALIGLRTDTGNQRRGVIHIDSAISGGNLTITYRVYN; translated from the coding sequence ATGGTTGCAGCCGCTCATTTACACAGGCGACCCATACAGCACTTATTACTTGGACTCATACTTTTATTCATTTCACTCGTTATATTGCCATCCCAAGCGCAGGACTCTGTCTTTCGCATTGGCGTTCTAGATAGCGACCTTGGCCCCATTAGCCAGGGAGCACGGCTGGCTGTGCAAGAGATCAACGCGAGCGGTGGCATCGTCGGCGCAGATGGCACAGCCTTCCGGCTGGAGCTCGTTACACAGCCAACCGATGACCTAGAACTTGCTCTTGCAAATATCAGCCAGGCCAGCGTTGTTGCCATACTTGGGCCAGAAGAAACAGGCACTGTTCTCAATAATGTCCGCCTGTTACAAAGCCTGGGCATCCCTGTGCTGACGCCAGCTATCGACGATACCATCATCGCCGTCGATACAACTGATTTGATCTTCCGCTTGCGCGCGCAGGAAGTGCTACTTGGGCGCGCTCTGGCTGAATATCTGGTCACGGATCTGGACGAAGCGAACATCGCTACAGTTCAGCTTGATGTCGCCAGTACAGCCGGGATTGTGGGCTTTACAACGGCCTTATCTGAGCGCACCATACGCCCCAGTGCTTCTTACTTATTAGATGACAACACCACAATCGAAGACCTCGTTGAGCGTATTGTTGATACCAATCCGGCAGTGGTCGTGACATATGGCCCCCCTGCCACAGCCAGCATCCTCTACAGCGAATTGCGCAGCAGTGGTTGGGACGGGCGCTTCGCATATAACCAGGCCACGTCAGAATCCTTCCGGGCGAGCATTCCCGTTGACCGACTGACGGGCGTTATCAGCGTCACCACATGGTCCTATAACACACCTAACCCGACCAGCCAGGAATTCGTGCTGAACTTCATCAATGCGTTTGGGGAAATCCCCCGGCCTGTCGCGGCAGCGGCCTATGATGGCGTATACCTGCTTTCAGAGGCTATCAGCCTACCGGGGTCATTGAGCGAGAACTTAGGCGCTCTAGAGCCTTCAGTCGGCGTTCAAGGGCAGCTTAATGCCCCTAACCTGACGCTTGGAGAAATCAGCAATAATGTTGCCGTAACGGAGCTAGGTGCATTTGGTGCACCAGAACTCATCGTACGATTCCAGGGTAATACACGCCTTGAAGAAAGCGACGAGCCAGGCCCAATCGCTACAGAAATCGCCCAGGCGACACAAACGCCAGCGCCCACCGCGACACCTTCCACACCTTATCTGATTGTGACGCGGGCTGTTCAAAATGTGCGCAGTGGTCCCGGCCTGAATTATGACGTCATCGGGCAATTGCAAGAAGGTGACACCGCAGAAATCATTGGTGCCAATCTAGATTTCTCTTGGGTTGCTATTTCCTTCCGCGGCAGCCAGGGTTGGCTCTCTCGTGGGATTCTAGATCTATTCGGCAATGTGAACAGCATTCCGATTCTATCTGCCCCACCAACCCCCACGGCACCGCCACCGACTGAAACACCAACGGCTCAGCCTGTTGCGGATCTCGTCATCGTCGGCGCGACACCAAACCGCATCCCCATTGGCACACCGTTTACCGTGACCGTGACTGTTCGTAACCAGGGGGCTATTGCAGCAGGCGGCTTTGCAGTGGCAGCCACGTTTGAACCGGGCAGCGTCTATAGCGCCATCAACATCCCCAGCCTTGGTCCAGGCCAGCAAACCAACGTCACCCTGACTGGCACGCTCACAGGTTCAACAGGACCTCGCAATATCGCTATCGTTGCAGACCTCAACAACCAGGTGAATGAAGGCACTATCGGCGAAGCCAACAATGACGACTATGTCTTCTCATACGTTGCAGACAATACCACATTCACACCGGGTGGACTGGGAACCATTACACTGGCACCAGGAGCAACGATCAACCTGGATAGCAGTACAGATGACTTGCAATGGACGGGGAATGATCTCATCGCACAGAATGGAGCACAGATCTACCTGATGACAGGATTCAGCAGCATAGATCAGGTGCATTACGATACGATCAGCACAACGACTAACGCCTCACCGATCAATGTGACGCTGCTCAATAATGCGCTGATTGGTTTGCGGACCGATACAGGCAACCAACGGCGCGGCGTCATTCATATTGATAGTGCTATCTCTGGTGGTAACCTGACCATCACCTACCGCGTCTACAACTAA
- the greA gene encoding transcription elongation factor GreA codes for MQEEVTYVTAEGMEELRRELTQLREVKRPELAQRLKEAVSMGDLKENADYHDTREQMALLDGRINHIEAILRNAVIIENDGPSDEVRIGSKVTIREEGEEDDEVYSIVGAAEANPREGRISQKSPIGAALIGRRKGDKVRVETPNGQVVFKIRKIE; via the coding sequence ATGCAAGAAGAAGTAACCTATGTAACTGCTGAAGGCATGGAAGAATTGCGGCGTGAGCTGACACAACTCAGGGAAGTGAAGCGCCCTGAACTGGCACAGCGCCTCAAAGAAGCTGTTTCCATGGGTGACCTGAAAGAAAATGCAGATTACCACGATACCCGTGAACAAATGGCTTTGCTCGATGGACGTATCAACCACATCGAAGCAATTTTGCGCAATGCCGTCATTATTGAGAATGATGGCCCCAGTGACGAAGTACGCATTGGGTCCAAGGTGACAATCCGCGAAGAGGGCGAAGAAGACGACGAAGTTTACAGCATTGTTGGTGCTGCTGAAGCAAACCCGCGCGAGGGCCGCATCTCCCAGAAAAGCCCCATCGGCGCTGCTTTAATCGGGCGTCGTAAAGGGGATAAGGTTCGTGTTGAAACCCCGAATGGACAGGTTGTCTTCAAGATTCGCAAAATTGAGTAG
- the topA gene encoding type I DNA topoisomerase, with translation MSDPMRGYCMKCKEKRDMIEPQATYTKSGVPATTGKCAVCGTKIFVMGETPAHANVPKPEVIERPKKTKKKAKKGAKKAKSTRSKKVGKLVIVESPAKARSIGSYLGDGYTVMASKGHVRDLLVTQLSVDVENDFEPKYRVPNDKRQTVKQIKQAVEGAEEVYLATDPDREGEAIAWHLAEAIGMDDTQAQRVTFNEITRDAVRESFDSARNIDMDLVNAQQARRVLDRLVGYNITELLWDKVRNRLSAGRVQSIALRLVVDREEEIEAFNPEEYWTIEAELAKQSTNGHQPESFVARLAKINGDDVNLTSDSEVQPHVDILEKSQYLITDVKIGTRRRKPSAPFTTSTLQQEASRRLGFNARRTMRAAQSLYEGVELDNGEIVGLITYMRTDSLNISAQAQQEARNYIVENFGKEYAPEKVRNYKTKAKGAQEAHEAIRPTSVLRAPLEIKKALQGAGRDLFKLYQLIWERFVSSQMSNAVYDTVRAEISAGLNTNDMPYLFRASGSRIRFKGFLAVYEESRDEDAPQITDDRMLPELLADELLNLVQLLPQQHFTQPPPRYTEASLVRTLEELGIGRPSTYAPTVAVIQDRDYVTKEDKRLVPTDTGKVVSDLLVKFFAEEMDYQFTARLEDQLDEISQGGTEWQPFMHDFYEPFSVRLQNARSNMPQMKQEELVGRKCPTCGTGDLVIKYGRWGKFIGCSNYPECRHTEQYLEYIGVPCPVCGEEHGGEVVELKSRRGRTFYGCSRYPDCDYRSWNRPGSDQEQEATEDKEAVHEEAS, from the coding sequence ATGAGTGATCCGATGCGCGGTTATTGCATGAAGTGCAAAGAAAAGCGCGACATGATAGAACCGCAAGCAACCTACACCAAATCCGGTGTGCCGGCGACTACGGGGAAATGTGCCGTCTGCGGCACGAAGATTTTCGTCATGGGCGAAACACCTGCCCACGCCAATGTCCCCAAGCCGGAAGTCATAGAACGCCCCAAAAAGACCAAGAAAAAGGCCAAAAAGGGGGCTAAAAAAGCAAAGAGTACGCGGAGCAAGAAGGTCGGTAAGCTCGTCATCGTCGAGTCCCCGGCTAAGGCGCGCAGCATTGGCAGCTACCTGGGTGATGGCTATACTGTAATGGCATCCAAAGGTCACGTCAGGGACCTGTTGGTGACGCAGCTTTCGGTCGATGTCGAAAATGACTTCGAACCGAAATACCGCGTTCCGAATGACAAACGCCAGACCGTGAAGCAGATTAAGCAGGCTGTCGAAGGGGCTGAAGAAGTCTATCTGGCGACGGACCCTGACCGCGAAGGCGAAGCGATTGCATGGCATCTCGCAGAAGCCATCGGGATGGACGATACTCAGGCACAGCGCGTTACCTTTAATGAAATCACCCGTGACGCCGTGCGTGAATCATTCGACAGCGCCCGCAATATCGACATGGACCTCGTGAATGCCCAGCAGGCACGCCGTGTATTAGATCGCCTTGTCGGTTACAACATTACAGAATTGCTGTGGGATAAGGTACGGAATCGGCTTTCGGCTGGTCGTGTACAGAGTATCGCGCTACGCCTGGTCGTGGACCGAGAAGAAGAAATCGAAGCCTTCAATCCAGAAGAATACTGGACGATTGAAGCTGAACTCGCTAAGCAGAGCACAAACGGCCACCAGCCAGAAAGCTTTGTGGCGCGACTCGCCAAGATTAATGGTGACGATGTCAACCTCACAAGCGACTCAGAGGTTCAACCGCATGTTGACATCCTCGAAAAGAGCCAGTATCTCATTACGGATGTCAAAATCGGCACGCGCCGCCGTAAACCATCTGCGCCATTTACCACCAGTACGCTCCAACAGGAAGCATCTCGCCGCTTAGGGTTCAATGCACGTCGCACGATGCGCGCCGCACAAAGCCTTTACGAAGGCGTTGAACTGGATAATGGCGAAATCGTGGGTCTGATTACGTACATGCGTACTGACAGCTTGAACATCTCAGCACAGGCACAACAAGAAGCGCGTAACTATATTGTTGAGAACTTCGGCAAGGAATACGCACCGGAAAAAGTGCGTAATTACAAGACGAAGGCAAAGGGAGCGCAGGAAGCACACGAAGCTATCCGTCCAACCAGCGTGCTGCGTGCACCGCTGGAGATCAAGAAAGCATTGCAGGGCGCAGGTCGCGATCTATTTAAGCTCTATCAACTGATCTGGGAACGCTTCGTCTCTAGCCAGATGTCAAATGCAGTCTATGACACCGTACGAGCAGAAATCAGCGCAGGGCTCAACACAAATGATATGCCCTACCTGTTCCGCGCATCCGGCAGCCGTATTCGCTTCAAGGGCTTCCTGGCAGTATATGAGGAAAGCCGTGATGAAGACGCGCCACAGATCACAGATGACCGCATGTTGCCGGAGCTACTTGCTGATGAACTGCTGAATCTGGTTCAGCTCTTGCCACAGCAGCACTTTACCCAGCCACCACCACGCTATACAGAAGCATCATTGGTGCGCACCCTGGAAGAACTCGGCATTGGTCGCCCAAGTACCTATGCGCCAACAGTAGCCGTTATCCAGGACCGGGATTACGTCACAAAGGAAGATAAGCGACTCGTCCCGACAGACACGGGTAAAGTCGTGAGCGACCTACTGGTCAAGTTTTTCGCGGAGGAAATGGATTACCAGTTCACCGCGCGGCTGGAAGACCAGCTAGATGAGATTTCTCAGGGTGGCACTGAGTGGCAACCGTTCATGCATGACTTCTATGAGCCATTCTCTGTGCGTTTGCAAAACGCCCGCAGCAATATGCCTCAGATGAAGCAAGAAGAACTGGTTGGCCGCAAATGCCCGACCTGTGGTACTGGCGATCTGGTGATCAAATATGGTCGCTGGGGCAAGTTCATTGGGTGCAGCAATTACCCTGAATGCCGCCATACGGAGCAATATCTGGAGTATATTGGCGTTCCCTGCCCCGTTTGTGGTGAGGAACATGGCGGCGAAGTCGTGGAACTTAAATCGCGCCGTGGCCGCACATTCTATGGTTGCTCACGCTATCCTGACTGCGATTATCGCTCCTGGAACCGCCCCGGCAGTGACCAGGAACAAGAAGCTACAGAAGACAAAGAGGCCGTACACGAAGAAGCCTCTTAA
- a CDS encoding mannose-1-phosphate guanylyltransferase — translation MQHYYALILAGGGGTRLWPMSRKASPKQMLPLIEDDTLFQASVRRLAPLFSPEQIYIVTGQDYVEALRAQTPEIPKENFIVEPSARDNAAAAGLAITVIQKRDPKATIAMLTSDHHIAKKDHFRDVLTAARHVAGNDYIVTLGISPTYPSTGFGYIEQGEKLGNQVGFAYHKAERFTEKPDPVRATQFVASGRYSWNSGMFIWKASTAMREFERQQPAMFALFHDLQSTVDTSQFDSKLKEVWENLTKISIDFAIMEGAEKMAVIPVDIGWSDVGTWDALYDVIPQDRFGNCTHGASPKEHVVLDTRNTLVFSDRMTVTIGIEDIVLIDTEDAILICHKDRAQDVKQVVQYLKDNGYEDYL, via the coding sequence ATGCAACATTACTATGCACTGATCCTGGCAGGCGGCGGCGGTACACGCCTTTGGCCCATGAGTCGTAAAGCATCTCCTAAGCAAATGCTCCCGCTCATTGAAGATGACACCCTTTTTCAAGCGAGTGTCAGACGGCTGGCGCCTCTCTTCTCGCCCGAACAAATCTATATCGTGACGGGACAGGATTACGTTGAAGCACTGCGTGCGCAAACGCCAGAAATCCCCAAAGAGAACTTCATCGTAGAGCCAAGCGCTCGTGATAATGCCGCAGCGGCAGGGCTTGCCATCACAGTCATCCAGAAGCGAGACCCAAAAGCCACAATCGCCATGCTAACGTCCGATCATCACATCGCCAAGAAAGATCACTTCCGTGACGTCTTAACAGCAGCACGCCATGTCGCGGGAAATGACTATATTGTGACGCTCGGCATTTCCCCAACCTACCCCTCCACTGGCTTTGGCTACATCGAACAAGGGGAGAAACTTGGCAATCAGGTTGGCTTCGCATATCATAAAGCAGAGCGTTTTACAGAAAAACCAGATCCCGTAAGAGCGACCCAGTTCGTTGCATCAGGGAGATATAGCTGGAATTCCGGCATGTTCATCTGGAAGGCCAGTACCGCTATGCGCGAATTTGAACGGCAGCAGCCGGCCATGTTCGCCCTCTTTCACGATTTACAATCAACGGTTGATACGTCACAATTCGATAGTAAATTAAAAGAGGTCTGGGAAAATCTCACAAAGATCTCAATTGATTTTGCCATCATGGAAGGTGCTGAGAAAATGGCGGTCATCCCAGTTGATATTGGCTGGAGTGACGTAGGCACCTGGGATGCACTATATGATGTCATTCCACAAGATCGATTTGGCAACTGCACGCATGGCGCATCACCAAAAGAACACGTGGTACTTGACACACGTAATACACTTGTATTTAGCGACCGCATGACCGTAACAATTGGGATTGAAGATATTGTCCTCATTGATACGGAAGATGCGATTCTGATCTGCCACAAAGATCGCGCCCAAGATGTGAAACAAGTCGTGCAGTACCTGAAAGATAATGGCTACGAAGATTATCTGTAG
- the dprA gene encoding DNA-processing protein DprA has product MSDRPYWLGFHLIQHIGAVRMLHLKQQFGTLQAAWHAPEHELRHTELPQNALNALLTRRKQIDLNCEIDRIQRLGVHLMTLDDADYPVDLRRIPDPPPVLYIRGHLTEQDSLALAIVGTRRATRYGRDATFTISRQLASRGVTIVSGLALGIDTAAHEGALAANGRTLAILGCGIDITYPRENIELAEKIAQHGAVITEFPVGTPPTGTNFPRRNRILSGLSLGVLVAEAPPQSGALITAETALEQDREVFAIPSNIFNKVGQGSNQLIQEGATLVMNAGDILDALNVAYVRVTTKHETERVAPENDTEKQVLNALETDPIHVDDLIRLTGLPSHEVTATLTLLELKGLAITNGPMQYSRSPG; this is encoded by the coding sequence TTGAGCGACAGACCCTACTGGCTCGGTTTCCATCTCATTCAGCATATTGGTGCGGTGCGTATGTTGCACCTCAAACAACAGTTTGGGACGCTGCAAGCAGCTTGGCATGCCCCGGAGCACGAGCTACGCCATACTGAGCTGCCCCAAAATGCGCTGAATGCACTGCTGACGCGCCGTAAGCAAATCGACCTCAACTGCGAAATAGATCGTATTCAGCGGTTGGGTGTTCATCTTATGACGCTGGATGATGCGGACTATCCGGTTGATTTGCGTCGTATTCCTGATCCACCACCTGTCCTCTATATCAGAGGCCATCTCACAGAGCAAGATAGCTTAGCACTTGCTATTGTGGGGACGCGACGCGCAACGCGTTATGGGCGCGATGCAACTTTTACCATTTCTCGACAACTCGCATCCCGTGGCGTCACGATTGTCTCTGGCCTTGCATTGGGTATTGATACAGCAGCCCACGAAGGCGCCCTGGCAGCTAATGGGCGCACTTTAGCCATTCTTGGCTGTGGCATCGATATTACCTACCCCAGGGAAAATATCGAACTCGCGGAGAAGATCGCGCAGCATGGGGCTGTCATCACAGAGTTCCCCGTAGGAACACCGCCAACAGGGACCAACTTCCCAAGGCGCAATCGTATCTTGAGCGGGCTATCTCTCGGCGTCCTGGTTGCAGAAGCACCTCCTCAATCTGGGGCACTCATCACAGCAGAGACCGCATTAGAACAGGATCGTGAAGTCTTTGCGATCCCATCGAACATCTTTAACAAAGTCGGCCAGGGATCCAACCAGCTCATCCAGGAAGGCGCAACGTTGGTCATGAATGCGGGCGATATTCTGGATGCGCTCAATGTGGCTTACGTCCGAGTGACGACAAAACATGAAACTGAACGCGTCGCCCCGGAAAATGACACTGAGAAACAGGTCCTAAACGCTCTAGAAACAGACCCAATCCATGTGGATGATCTCATACGCCTGACGGGACTACCCTCTCATGAGGTAACGGCGACGCTGACATTACTTGAGCTAAAAGGGCTTGCAATTACAAATGGCCCTATGCAATACTCCCGTTCGCCAGGATGA